The Saccharopolyspora gloriosae genome has a segment encoding these proteins:
- a CDS encoding PH domain-containing protein — protein sequence MQAAALVLPPLIALAVLAALIEPARPWLVLALVVVAVLGVPYLIVMPQWRYRVHRWENTDDAVYTAAGWLRQEWRVAPMSRIQTVDTVRGPLQRMFGLSSVTVTTASAAGPLRIDGLDHRVATELVDVLTATTQAVRGDAT from the coding sequence GTGCAGGCCGCGGCACTGGTCTTACCGCCGTTGATCGCGCTCGCGGTGCTCGCCGCGCTGATCGAACCTGCTCGGCCTTGGTTGGTGCTGGCACTGGTCGTGGTGGCGGTGCTCGGCGTGCCTTACCTGATCGTGATGCCGCAATGGCGTTATCGGGTGCACCGCTGGGAGAACACCGACGACGCCGTTTACACGGCCGCGGGCTGGTTGCGGCAGGAGTGGCGGGTGGCGCCGATGTCGCGGATCCAGACCGTGGACACCGTGCGCGGTCCGCTGCAGCGGATGTTCGGGCTTTCCAGCGTCACCGTCACCACGGCGTCGGCGGCCGGGCCGTTGCGCATCGACGGTCTTGATCACCGGGTCGCCACCGAGCTCGTCGACGTGCTCACCGCCACCACGCAGGCCGTGCGCGGGGACGCGACATGA
- the rdgB gene encoding RdgB/HAM1 family non-canonical purine NTP pyrophosphatase gives MSRVLLATRNAKKLVELRRILEAEGVTGVEVIGLNEVPEFPEAPETGATFESNALAKAADAARATGLPAVADDSGLAVDALNGMPGVLSARWSGKHGDDQANLDLLLGQIHDVPDERRGGAFVSAAALVLPDGTETVVRGEWPGTLARAERGTNGFGYDPIFVPDGETRTAAELSAEEKDADSHRGRALRLLLPRLRELAGQ, from the coding sequence GTGAGTCGTGTCCTGCTCGCCACCCGCAACGCCAAGAAGCTCGTCGAACTGCGCCGCATCCTCGAAGCCGAGGGCGTGACCGGCGTGGAGGTCATCGGCCTCAACGAGGTTCCGGAGTTCCCGGAGGCTCCCGAGACGGGCGCGACTTTCGAGTCCAACGCCCTCGCCAAGGCCGCTGACGCGGCCCGCGCGACCGGGCTGCCCGCGGTCGCCGACGATTCCGGTCTCGCCGTGGACGCGCTCAACGGCATGCCCGGGGTGCTCTCGGCTCGCTGGTCCGGCAAACACGGCGACGACCAGGCCAACCTGGACCTGCTGCTCGGCCAGATCCACGACGTTCCCGACGAGCGCCGCGGCGGCGCGTTCGTATCGGCGGCGGCCCTGGTGCTGCCGGACGGCACCGAGACCGTGGTGCGCGGCGAATGGCCGGGGACCCTCGCCCGGGCGGAACGCGGCACGAACGGATTCGGTTACGACCCGATCTTCGTCCCGGACGGCGAAACCCGGACGGCGGCGGAACTGTCGGCGGAGGAGAAGGACGCCGACTCCCACCGCGGGCGCGCGCTTCGCCTGCTGCTGCCGCGACTGCGGGAGCTGGCGGGTCAGTAG
- a CDS encoding PH domain-containing protein, translating into MSGATDWRRLDGKVVLVLLILVLAPLIPTAGVMLIAGANPGLVGAMSGMWAGAAAVLTGIAGVDWWFTTYRISDERVELRKGALSRSHRSLPRDRVRSVDLTADPVHRLLGLSVVQIGTGAQADGELKLDGIARPEAERIRAALLLRESTSDSSEQADGVLARLRPVWLLYSGVTMSLILAVWGAIASAFGSLSELFTKFGLYRAIEEQFLAVPLWLGIAVPSLGALLVGVLGSFLLSLELWWNFTLTRESSGTLRVRRGLLTKRSISLEEKRLRGVELSEPLLLRWTRGARTNAVATGLSDNKDGSQPDSKTLLPPAPRGEARRVAAEVLGEDRFPGDGFAGHPRAALRRRITWALLAALPFAAAAIVFAALGWIPVGLAVAVVVLSAVIAVAFGIDAYRNLGHRLHGRYLLSRRGTAVRRTVALQRGGIIGWRFEQSVFQRRSGLMDVVATTAAGSGRYAVPDVRTGDGLVFADAAVPELLAPFLEPVPAINTGDR; encoded by the coding sequence ATGAGCGGGGCGACCGACTGGCGGCGGCTCGACGGCAAGGTCGTGCTGGTGCTGCTGATCCTGGTGCTGGCGCCGCTGATCCCGACCGCGGGCGTGATGCTCATCGCGGGGGCGAATCCGGGCTTGGTCGGCGCGATGTCGGGGATGTGGGCTGGTGCGGCGGCGGTGCTCACCGGAATCGCCGGGGTGGACTGGTGGTTCACCACTTACCGGATCAGTGACGAGCGGGTGGAGCTGCGCAAGGGCGCGTTGTCGCGCAGCCACCGGTCGTTGCCGCGGGACCGCGTCCGCAGCGTCGACCTCACCGCCGACCCGGTGCACCGGCTGCTCGGCCTGTCGGTCGTGCAGATCGGCACCGGAGCTCAGGCCGACGGCGAGCTGAAGCTGGACGGGATCGCCCGGCCGGAGGCGGAACGGATCCGGGCCGCGCTGCTGCTGCGCGAGTCCACTTCGGACTCTTCGGAGCAGGCGGACGGGGTGCTGGCCCGGCTGCGCCCGGTGTGGCTGCTGTACTCCGGCGTGACGATGTCGCTGATCTTGGCCGTGTGGGGCGCGATCGCCTCGGCGTTCGGCTCGTTGTCCGAACTGTTCACGAAGTTCGGCCTGTACCGGGCGATCGAGGAGCAGTTCCTGGCGGTGCCGCTGTGGCTGGGAATCGCGGTTCCCAGCTTGGGCGCGCTGCTGGTCGGGGTGCTCGGGTCGTTCCTGCTGTCGTTGGAACTGTGGTGGAACTTCACCCTCACCCGGGAGTCCTCGGGAACGCTGCGGGTGCGGCGCGGACTTCTGACCAAGCGGTCGATCTCCCTGGAGGAGAAGCGACTTCGCGGTGTTGAACTCTCCGAGCCGCTGCTGCTGCGCTGGACGCGCGGTGCCCGCACCAACGCGGTCGCCACGGGGCTCAGCGACAACAAGGACGGCAGCCAGCCGGACTCGAAGACGCTGCTGCCGCCCGCGCCGCGTGGAGAGGCCCGGCGGGTCGCCGCCGAGGTCCTGGGGGAGGACCGCTTCCCCGGCGACGGGTTCGCCGGGCATCCGCGCGCCGCGCTGCGCAGGCGGATCACGTGGGCGCTGCTGGCGGCGCTGCCGTTCGCGGCGGCGGCGATCGTGTTCGCGGCGCTGGGCTGGATTCCGGTCGGCCTGGCCGTGGCGGTGGTGGTGTTGAGCGCGGTGATCGCCGTCGCGTTCGGCATCGACGCCTACCGGAACCTGGGGCATCGGCTGCACGGCAGGTACCTGCTCAGCAGGCGCGGCACCGCGGTGCGGCGGACCGTCGCGTTGCAGCGCGGCGGGATCATCGGCTGGCGGTTCGAGCAGTCGGTGTTCCAGCGCCGGTCCGGGCTGATGGACGTGGTCGCCACCACCGCCGCGGGTTCCGGTCGCTACGCGGTTCCGGACGTGCGTACCGGGGACGGTCTCGTGTTCGCGGACGCCGCGGTACCGGAGCTGCTCGCGCCATTCCTCGAACCCGTGCCCGCGATTAATACGGGCGACAGATAG
- a CDS encoding TetR/AcrR family transcriptional regulator — protein MAGAVPPEAGLRADARRNSEQIRSAAIGAFQGRGLTVPLEEVAKAAGVSKATIFNRFGGRVGLIEAVIEEVVAAELLAVIDHTRSIEDVDERIAHYLTALRDLQYRQPAVNDVLLQTYPHSPQLMEICRAGSEANDELVAAARPSGALRPEFTAGDLHALVVDNALALKHGTRPPRADYDRRTTYLLAGIRGHQPAPDRR, from the coding sequence TTGGCCGGTGCAGTGCCTCCGGAAGCCGGGCTGCGCGCCGACGCCAGGCGCAATTCCGAGCAGATCCGCTCCGCCGCGATCGGCGCCTTCCAAGGGCGAGGCCTGACGGTGCCCCTGGAAGAGGTCGCCAAAGCGGCAGGGGTCAGCAAGGCCACGATCTTCAACCGGTTCGGCGGCCGGGTCGGCCTCATCGAGGCCGTCATCGAAGAGGTCGTCGCGGCGGAGCTGCTCGCCGTCATCGACCACACCCGGAGCATCGAGGACGTCGACGAGCGGATCGCCCACTACCTCACCGCGCTGCGCGACCTCCAGTACCGCCAGCCCGCCGTCAACGACGTCCTGCTGCAGACATATCCGCACTCCCCGCAGCTCATGGAGATCTGCCGGGCCGGGAGCGAGGCCAACGACGAACTCGTCGCAGCGGCACGGCCCTCCGGCGCATTGCGGCCGGAGTTCACGGCGGGCGATCTCCACGCACTCGTCGTCGACAACGCCCTCGCCCTCAAGCACGGCACCCGGCCACCGCGGGCCGACTACGACCGCCGCACCACTTACCTCCTGGCCGGAATCCGCGGACACCAACCCGCACCCGACCGACGATGA
- a CDS encoding NAD(P)H-binding protein, with the protein MIVVTGATGALNGATVEHLLTRLPADRIGVSVRDVTKAQHFADRGVRVRHGSYDDPAALRDSFAGAEQVLLVSGNDPTADLTGLHRNAIEAAVEAGSQRILYTSQQAAVPGNPYRPSDIHVATEELLAESGVAWTALRSGAYGPLDLVLGPWQQTGEIAQPEDGPVPYTLRADVAEAVAIILAGDRSFDGPVTLTAPTAVTFDDVAEIASDLTGRTIKRIVVDDEQWVADQVTNGVPEQMARLMLTWYQAGRAGYFAEADPLLTELLGREPKGVADRLAAHIAA; encoded by the coding sequence ATGATCGTTGTCACCGGCGCCACCGGCGCCCTGAACGGGGCGACCGTCGAGCACCTGCTCACACGCCTACCGGCCGACCGAATCGGCGTCAGCGTCCGCGATGTCACCAAGGCGCAGCACTTCGCCGACCGCGGCGTCCGCGTGCGGCACGGCTCCTACGACGATCCTGCCGCGCTGCGCGACTCCTTCGCCGGCGCCGAGCAGGTGCTTCTCGTGTCCGGCAACGACCCGACGGCCGACCTGACCGGCCTGCACCGCAATGCCATCGAGGCCGCCGTCGAAGCCGGCTCCCAGCGGATCCTCTACACGAGCCAGCAGGCCGCCGTCCCCGGCAATCCGTACCGGCCGTCGGACATCCACGTCGCCACCGAGGAGCTCCTCGCCGAATCCGGAGTCGCCTGGACCGCACTGCGCAGTGGCGCCTACGGCCCGCTGGACCTGGTGCTCGGCCCGTGGCAGCAGACGGGGGAGATCGCCCAGCCGGAAGACGGCCCCGTCCCGTACACCCTCCGTGCCGACGTGGCCGAGGCCGTTGCGATCATCCTCGCCGGCGACCGCTCCTTCGACGGCCCGGTCACCCTCACCGCACCGACCGCCGTCACCTTCGACGACGTGGCCGAGATCGCCTCCGACCTCACCGGGCGCACCATCAAGCGCATCGTCGTGGACGACGAACAGTGGGTCGCCGACCAGGTCACGAACGGCGTCCCGGAGCAGATGGCCCGGCTCATGCTCACCTGGTACCAAGCCGGTCGCGCCGGATACTTCGCGGAGGCCGACCCGCTGCTGACCGAACTCCTCGGCCGCGAGCCGAAGGGCGTCGCCGACCGGCTGGCCGCCCACATCGCGGCTTGA
- a CDS encoding pyruvate dehydrogenase — MPTVADQFIEVLVQAGVQRIYGIVGDSLNPVVDAVRRTEGIEWVHVRHEEAAAFAASAEAQVTGRLAVCAGSCGPGNLHLINGLYDAHRSSAPVLALASHIPSEQIGTGFFQETHPEELFNECSHFCELMSQPEQMPRLLRSAIQTAAGRRGVSVLVLPGDIAHKSAARPTSSGTVHSEPPTVVPSPAQVDRLAESLNSAERVMLFCGAGTRGAHREVMELAGTVHAPVGHALRGKEWIQYDNPYDVGMSGLLGYGACHQAMQKADRVVLLGTDFPYDNFLPQANTVQVDIDPTHLGRRTVLDLAVQGDVRETIRAVLPKLRQKSDRSFLDRMLREHADQLEQVVESYTTNVEDQVPIHPEYVADVLDDLAAEDAVFTVDTGMCNVWAARYISPNAHRRVLGSFVHGSMANALPQAIGAQVVDPSRQVISMSGDGGLSMLLGELFTLRTHRLPVKLVVFNNSSLGMVKLEMLVDGLPDFGTDHDSIDFAAIAAAAGIHSVRVDKPGQVRDAMAGALAYPGPALIDVVTDPNALSIPPKITGTQVKGFALAVSRTVLSGGVGKMVQLARSNLRNIPRP, encoded by the coding sequence ATGCCGACCGTGGCCGACCAGTTCATCGAAGTGCTCGTGCAGGCAGGAGTGCAACGGATCTACGGGATCGTCGGAGACAGCCTCAACCCGGTGGTGGACGCGGTCCGCCGCACCGAGGGCATCGAATGGGTGCACGTCCGGCACGAGGAGGCTGCTGCCTTCGCCGCGAGCGCCGAAGCCCAGGTCACCGGGAGGCTGGCGGTCTGCGCGGGCAGCTGCGGGCCGGGCAACCTGCACTTGATCAACGGCCTTTACGACGCTCACCGCAGCAGTGCACCGGTGCTCGCACTGGCCTCGCACATTCCTTCGGAGCAGATCGGCACCGGCTTCTTCCAGGAGACCCACCCGGAGGAGCTGTTCAACGAGTGCAGCCACTTCTGCGAGCTGATGTCCCAGCCGGAGCAGATGCCGCGGCTGCTGCGCAGCGCGATCCAGACCGCCGCCGGGCGCCGCGGGGTCTCGGTGCTGGTGCTGCCGGGCGACATCGCGCACAAGTCGGCCGCGCGCCCCACCAGCAGCGGCACGGTGCACTCCGAGCCGCCGACGGTGGTGCCCTCGCCCGCGCAGGTGGACCGGCTCGCCGAGTCGCTGAACTCCGCGGAACGCGTGATGTTGTTCTGCGGGGCCGGAACCCGCGGCGCGCACCGCGAGGTGATGGAACTGGCCGGCACCGTGCACGCCCCGGTCGGGCACGCGCTGCGCGGCAAGGAGTGGATCCAGTACGACAACCCCTACGACGTCGGCATGAGCGGCCTGCTCGGCTACGGCGCCTGCCATCAGGCGATGCAGAAGGCGGACCGCGTGGTACTGCTGGGCACCGACTTCCCGTACGACAACTTCCTCCCGCAGGCGAACACGGTGCAGGTCGACATCGACCCGACGCATCTGGGCAGGCGAACGGTGCTGGACTTGGCGGTGCAGGGCGATGTGCGGGAGACGATCCGCGCGGTGCTGCCGAAGCTGCGCCAGAAGTCCGACCGCAGCTTCCTGGACCGGATGCTGCGCGAACACGCGGACCAGCTGGAGCAGGTCGTCGAGTCCTACACCACGAACGTCGAGGACCAGGTGCCGATCCACCCCGAGTACGTCGCCGACGTGCTCGACGATCTGGCCGCCGAGGACGCGGTGTTCACCGTGGACACCGGGATGTGCAACGTGTGGGCGGCCCGGTACATCTCGCCGAACGCGCACCGCCGGGTGCTGGGTTCGTTCGTGCACGGGTCGATGGCCAACGCGTTGCCGCAGGCGATCGGCGCTCAGGTGGTCGATCCGAGCAGGCAGGTCATCTCGATGTCGGGCGACGGCGGGTTGTCCATGCTGCTGGGGGAGCTGTTCACGCTCCGAACGCATCGGCTGCCGGTGAAGCTGGTGGTGTTCAACAACTCTTCGCTGGGCATGGTGAAGCTGGAGATGCTGGTGGACGGGCTGCCGGATTTCGGCACCGACCACGATTCGATCGATTTCGCCGCCATCGCCGCGGCGGCGGGAATCCATTCGGTGCGGGTGGACAAGCCCGGTCAGGTGCGCGACGCCATGGCGGGGGCGCTGGCGTATCCGGGTCCTGCGCTCATCGACGTGGTCACCGACCCGAACGCGCTGTCGATCCCGCCGAAGATCACCGGTACGCAGGTGAAGGGCTTCGCGCTGGCCGTGAGCCGGACCGTGCTCTCCGGCGGGGTGGGCAAGATGGTGCAGCTGGCGCGCAGCAACCTGCGCAACATTCCCCGTCCGTGA
- a CDS encoding helix-turn-helix transcriptional regulator has protein sequence MTVSPTVRRRRLAAELRRLRGLAEVTQQQAATHLGCTQAKIGRFETAKRSPSIGDVSALLDFYAVNGSEREQLINLARDARKRGWWHSYSDVLPEWYETYVGLEAEASSMHTWESEAIPGLLQTAEYAYAITRSTLIRANEPEIGRRVELRMQRQDRITGSQPLDLWAVIGETALRRGVGGSAVLRRQLEHLLTLAELPNVTLQVMPLDAGAHPAQAGPFVILRYSNHVDPDVVYLETHVGGLYLERDNELSKYVTMMDHLRAHAIDPEGSIQVIHERIGEL, from the coding sequence ATGACAGTGAGTCCCACGGTGCGCCGTCGCCGCCTCGCCGCAGAGCTGCGCAGGCTTCGAGGACTGGCGGAGGTAACCCAGCAGCAGGCCGCCACCCACCTCGGTTGCACACAGGCGAAAATCGGCAGATTCGAAACGGCGAAGCGCTCTCCCTCCATCGGCGATGTCAGCGCTCTGCTGGACTTCTACGCGGTCAACGGCTCCGAACGCGAACAGTTGATCAACCTGGCCAGGGACGCCCGCAAGCGCGGCTGGTGGCACTCCTACAGCGACGTGCTGCCCGAGTGGTACGAGACGTACGTCGGCCTGGAGGCCGAGGCTTCGTCGATGCACACCTGGGAGTCGGAGGCCATCCCCGGACTGCTGCAGACCGCGGAATACGCCTACGCCATCACCAGGTCCACCCTGATCCGGGCGAACGAGCCGGAGATCGGCCGCCGCGTGGAGCTGCGGATGCAGCGCCAGGACCGGATCACCGGGTCTCAGCCCTTGGACTTGTGGGCGGTGATCGGCGAAACCGCGTTGCGGCGCGGAGTGGGCGGATCGGCCGTACTGCGCCGCCAGTTGGAGCACTTGCTCACTTTGGCGGAACTGCCCAACGTGACGCTGCAGGTCATGCCACTGGATGCCGGCGCGCATCCGGCTCAGGCAGGTCCATTCGTCATCTTGCGCTACTCCAATCACGTGGATCCGGATGTCGTCTATCTGGAAACCCACGTTGGCGGGCTTTACCTCGAACGAGATAACGAGCTGTCCAAATACGTGACGATGATGGACCATCTACGCGCACACGCGATCGACCCGGAAGGGTCTATTCAAGTGATTCACGAGCGCATAGGAGAGCTGTAG
- a CDS encoding IS110 family transposase: MTSMTHDGPKITGGVDTHGLTHHAAVIDSVGRHLADREFPATVHGYRDLLHWMRGHGTLVTVGVEGTGAYGAELARVLAAAGVAVTDVDRPDRKIRRMQGKSDPIDAYAAATAVLSGRATGTPKSRDGVIESVRVLRVARRSAVKARTQAMNQIRGLLVSAPAMLRAQVAGLDRATLLRTLARLRPGDDLGHPLAATRAALRRLARRHQAMDIEITELDAELSPLTRQAAPQLLELFGVGPDTAGQLLTTAGDNPERLRSEASFAHLTGVAPIPASSGRTHRHRLNRGGDRAANNALHTIVLVRMRYDERTRTYVERRTKERLSKKDIMRCLKRFVAREIHRTLTSTPTRSTRQNDLTPAA; this comes from the coding sequence ATGACCAGCATGACCCATGATGGCCCGAAAATCACCGGCGGAGTCGACACCCACGGCTTGACCCACCACGCGGCCGTGATCGACTCCGTCGGCCGGCACCTGGCTGACCGGGAATTTCCCGCCACAGTCCACGGCTACCGCGACCTGCTGCACTGGATGCGTGGTCACGGCACCTTGGTCACGGTCGGCGTCGAGGGAACCGGCGCCTACGGAGCCGAGCTGGCCCGGGTTCTCGCGGCGGCCGGGGTCGCGGTCACCGATGTCGACCGCCCGGACCGCAAGATCCGCCGGATGCAAGGCAAATCCGATCCGATCGACGCCTACGCCGCCGCCACCGCCGTGCTCTCCGGGCGCGCGACAGGCACCCCGAAAAGCCGGGACGGCGTGATCGAGTCGGTGCGCGTGTTACGAGTCGCACGCCGCAGTGCCGTCAAGGCCCGCACCCAGGCGATGAACCAAATCCGCGGCCTGCTGGTGTCGGCACCCGCGATGCTGCGCGCACAGGTCGCGGGACTGGACCGGGCCACGCTGCTGCGCACCCTGGCCCGGCTACGGCCCGGCGACGACCTCGGACACCCGCTGGCGGCGACCCGGGCGGCACTACGACGCCTGGCGCGGCGCCACCAAGCAATGGACATCGAGATCACCGAACTCGACGCCGAACTCAGCCCCCTCACCCGGCAGGCCGCACCCCAGCTGCTGGAACTATTCGGCGTCGGCCCTGACACCGCCGGCCAGCTCCTGACCACAGCCGGGGACAACCCCGAACGACTACGCTCCGAAGCCTCGTTCGCGCACCTGACCGGCGTCGCACCAATCCCGGCATCCTCCGGTCGCACCCACCGCCACCGCCTCAACCGCGGCGGCGACCGGGCCGCGAACAACGCCCTGCACACCATCGTCCTGGTCCGCATGCGCTACGACGAACGCACCCGCACCTACGTCGAACGCCGCACCAAAGAAAGACTATCCAAAAAGGACATTATGCGCTGCCTCAAACGATTCGTCGCCCGCGAAATCCACCGCACCCTGACCAGCACACCCACCAGATCAACCAGGCAAAACGACCTCACTCCAGCGGCTTGA
- a CDS encoding DUF397 domain-containing protein, with protein MEYLTGWRTSTRSTHQGQCVEVGFGVARVGVRDTKDRPGGYFAVDPARWQDFLGVLKRGEFDR; from the coding sequence ATGGAATATCTCACGGGTTGGCGGACCAGCACCCGTAGCACGCACCAAGGACAATGCGTGGAGGTCGGCTTCGGGGTCGCGCGCGTCGGCGTGCGCGACACGAAGGACCGGCCGGGTGGCTACTTCGCCGTTGACCCCGCGCGGTGGCAGGACTTCCTCGGAGTCCTCAAGCGCGGCGAGTTCGACCGCTGA
- a CDS encoding sulfite exporter TauE/SafE family protein, with the protein MFSEWIEPVVLVVVGFLSGAINAVAGGGSLLVFPALLATGMPPLVANVTNSVAQGPGFVGAAISQREDLKGTQRRLLWTSIAAGVGSVLGCVLLLVLPGEVFDAVVPALVGLSAVLMAFQNTIKRWLGHPDEGGPDRTMWLTVGIFFASIYGGYFGGARSVILIAILVLAVNDSMRRLNALKSWLGLIGSAVTFVVYALIAPVDWTAVLMLVPTTVLGGFVGGKIAQRLPATLLRYLVVIIAAGVAIYLVLD; encoded by the coding sequence GTGTTCAGCGAATGGATCGAGCCGGTGGTGCTGGTCGTCGTCGGATTCCTGTCCGGCGCGATCAACGCCGTGGCCGGTGGTGGCTCGCTGCTGGTGTTCCCGGCGCTGCTCGCCACCGGCATGCCGCCGCTGGTCGCGAACGTCACGAACTCGGTAGCGCAAGGACCGGGCTTCGTCGGCGCCGCGATCAGCCAGCGCGAGGACCTGAAGGGGACGCAGCGACGGCTGCTGTGGACGTCGATCGCGGCGGGCGTCGGCTCCGTGCTCGGTTGCGTGCTGCTGCTGGTGCTGCCCGGCGAGGTGTTCGACGCGGTGGTTCCCGCACTGGTGGGACTGTCCGCAGTGCTGATGGCGTTCCAGAACACGATCAAGCGATGGCTAGGCCACCCGGACGAGGGTGGGCCGGACCGGACGATGTGGCTCACCGTAGGGATCTTCTTCGCCTCGATCTACGGCGGCTACTTCGGCGGCGCTCGCAGCGTCATCCTCATCGCGATCCTGGTGCTCGCGGTGAACGACTCGATGCGCAGGCTCAACGCGCTCAAGAGCTGGCTCGGACTGATCGGCAGCGCCGTGACGTTCGTGGTGTACGCGCTGATCGCACCGGTCGACTGGACCGCGGTGCTGATGCTGGTGCCCACGACGGTGCTCGGCGGCTTCGTCGGCGGCAAGATCGCCCAACGGCTGCCCGCCACGCTGCTGCGCTACCTGGTCGTGATCATCGCCGCCGGAGTAGCCATCTACCTCGTCCTCGACTGA
- the bcp gene encoding thioredoxin-dependent thiol peroxidase — MSEQQRLSPGDAAPDFSLPDADGKTVALADYQGRSLVVYFYPAASTPGCTKEACDFRDSLAELDDAGFDVVGISPDKPEKLAKFRDAEGLTFPLLSDVDKSVMTAWGAFGEKKNYGKVVQGVIRSTFVVGPDGKIGKALYNVKATGHVERLRKDLNV; from the coding sequence ATGAGCGAACAGCAGCGACTCTCACCGGGCGACGCCGCGCCCGATTTCTCCCTGCCGGACGCCGACGGCAAGACCGTGGCGTTGGCCGACTACCAGGGCCGGTCCCTGGTGGTCTACTTCTACCCCGCGGCGAGCACTCCGGGCTGCACCAAGGAGGCCTGCGACTTCCGGGACAGCCTCGCGGAGCTGGACGACGCGGGATTCGACGTGGTCGGCATCTCCCCCGACAAGCCGGAGAAGCTGGCGAAGTTCCGCGACGCCGAAGGACTCACCTTCCCGCTGCTGTCCGATGTGGACAAATCGGTGATGACCGCGTGGGGCGCGTTCGGGGAGAAGAAGAACTACGGCAAGGTCGTGCAGGGCGTGATCCGCTCGACCTTCGTCGTCGGCCCCGACGGCAAGATCGGCAAGGCGCTGTACAACGTCAAGGCCACCGGCCACGTCGAACGGCTCCGCAAAGACCTCAACGTGTGA
- the rph gene encoding ribonuclease PH — translation MARADGRSDDELREVRITRGYQDWPAGSVLVEFGRTRVLCAASVQDGVPRWRSGSGLGWVTAEYAMLPSATNTRGVRESVKGRIGGRTHEISRLIGRSLRACIDLAALGENTIALDCDVIQADGGTRTAAITGAYVALADAITWLSSAGKLSDPKPLSCSIAAVSVGVVDGRVRLDLPYEEDSRAEVDMNVVATDHGTLVEVQGTGEGATFTRSTLDTMVDFALNGCTELARKQTEALAAPYPGELPGGAR, via the coding sequence GTGGCGAGAGCGGACGGGCGGAGCGACGACGAGCTCCGGGAAGTGCGAATCACCCGCGGCTATCAGGATTGGCCCGCCGGGTCGGTCCTGGTGGAGTTCGGGCGGACACGCGTGTTGTGCGCGGCGAGCGTGCAGGACGGGGTGCCGCGCTGGCGCTCCGGTTCCGGCCTCGGCTGGGTCACCGCCGAGTACGCGATGCTGCCCTCGGCGACGAACACCCGAGGGGTGCGCGAGTCCGTGAAGGGCCGCATCGGCGGCCGCACCCACGAGATCAGCAGGCTCATCGGCCGTTCGCTGCGCGCCTGCATCGACTTGGCGGCGCTGGGCGAGAACACCATCGCCCTGGACTGCGACGTCATCCAGGCCGACGGCGGCACCCGCACGGCGGCGATCACCGGCGCGTACGTGGCTCTCGCGGACGCCATCACGTGGCTGAGCTCGGCGGGCAAGCTGTCCGACCCGAAGCCGCTGTCGTGTTCCATCGCCGCCGTCAGCGTCGGTGTGGTGGACGGCCGGGTGCGGCTGGATCTGCCTTACGAGGAGGATTCGCGCGCCGAGGTCGACATGAACGTGGTCGCCACCGACCACGGCACCCTCGTCGAGGTGCAGGGCACCGGCGAAGGAGCCACGTTCACCCGCTCCACGCTCGACACGATGGTCGATTTCGCGTTGAACGGCTGCACAGAGCTGGCCCGCAAGCAGACCGAGGCGCTGGCCGCTCCCTACCCCGGCGAGCTTCCCGGCGGCGCCCGGTGA